The genomic interval TTTTGAGGTTCTCTCGAGTAGTTTCCTGTCTTTTAGTTTGTGAGCCACGAGGCCTGCCTCGTGGCCTTCCCACTCCAGGGTCAAGTTGATTTTGAGTATTGTTCCCCGGTGTCACCCTGGATGGGGCTACCTCACACTCCAATTCAGCATTCTACGAGTTTGCCTCCTCCAGGCAGTGCCTGAGATGGCAGTTTTCCAATTCGACGATAGGTATCACTACAACATTaaggagcaatagcggcgggcccCTCGGCCGCTATTGCTCCAGTTTTTGGCCGCTaaagggcaatagcggcggacctcggccgctattggtccgccgctattgcttggccgctaataatagtattagcggccaaAAACTGGTTCCGCCGCTAATAATGTTAATAGCGGCGGAAcaatagcggcgggaccccgccgctattgctctgTGTCAGTTTCGTGTTTCGAGACTGACAcagggcaatagcggcggggtcccgccgctattgctccgccgctacaacacccaataataaaaaaaaatattaattatttttaaaaatttatttatattatatataaataaataattaaatatttaataaataaatctaattaatataattaaaacaatttaattaaatatttaataaataaatctaattaatataattaaaacaatttaataaaatttattaataatttaaaattgtctccaaagtaattaactttaacatattaatcctaataaaatattgtctcaaaattaaactaaattattacaaaacataaataaattattcattaacatcttcattcaagtctctaattatgaagtcttgatctggattattttcggtacgagtccccgaagcccgtggcggagaaggcacatacgcttggtctgatgataaacccagcgtcaaattaccgagctcagcttggttgaaaatgggagttgaaaaaattggttctcctgggatgaactcccaaataatccaaaatcaTCAAAGTTTGAGCCGAGCGGAGGAGACTCTGACGGTGTTCGGTCTAAGAACTGATTTCCCATTGGCGGAGCAGACTGTTGTTACTGCTGAGGAAATTGCTGAGGAAAAGATTGGGGTTGCTGCtgcaaaaaattttcaaattgctGATGTGACAAATTTTGGAATTGTTGTTGCGAGGAAGGCTGAAATTGTGGTTGCGTaggaggttgttgttgctgttccgGAGGAGCGGCATGACTCTGAGAAGACGAACCACCAGGCGACTGCGATTGACTATACGTTTGAACGAAATTGTAAAAGCGTGGGTTAAATATTTGGGCACGTTGTTCAGGCGTCAAATTACCCCCAAGTGGCACGCATAGGCGAGAATATATCTGCCATGGTGCTCATCATTTCAGTAGTTGGTTGGGGAGGCACCGTTGATTGAGTTTGAGGGATTGGTTTCTTTCCTTTGCCCTTGAGCCTTTTACCCACGCCTCTTTGATAGTCAGATCTTTGGCCTAGAACTGTTTCCATTACGTCAAACCGATAACCGCATCGATTCGGATTCGATCCCGCATCGCTCTGGGATTGTCGTTCAAGTCGCTTCCTATCAAGCTCCTTGATCAGTTCCTcctatttaaatcaaaattattagaatatgtaattaatataaaatataaattttaataataaataattttaatcacTTACATAATCTTTTGCAGCTAATTCATTAACGAAATTTCCAGACGGTTTTTTCACATGGATCTCCTTCCATGCTTCAACTACATGCTCTCCAGGAGGACCCCCCTATAcaaatataaacaattaaattagtttattataagaaaaaaatattattaactattaaagaattttttttatgaaacatttaacaattaaagaattaatacATACCATTCCGTGGCGTATGGACGCCAACGATTTTGTGCCTTGCgttgttggatatttcattagttgccgattcgatttatttttagttgaacgattcaaaaatgcctcgctaacgaacaattcgcaaaccggtttccaagtctcggtattcaagtagtcaggggggaatttgagaactgtgtcccaatcttctggttttttgtaatgttgtttGAAATGCTTGTGTCTGAGCGTCTTTCGCTCACTATACCGCTCCGCCATCACCGAATATAAAGTCCCCATAAGTAGGTCTCGGTGGGGATTCCCATCGATATCAAAGTAGTactatgtaataaaataatttaaaattatgttaatttgtaaatgaggacataaaattattacaacctttaataattaaaaatcactcactctGATTCGATTGAGCACTTGATCCTTGTATTGTTGGGGTACATCGGAAAAATTTAGATGACCACCCGGGCACAACATGCTCACTTGTTGGCCAAGAAATCGAACATAATTGCTGGCTTCAGTGCCAACTACTTTGCCGGTTTCAAGATCTACCTCCACCGGTAAGGGCTTACCAgcttctctcctttttttttcgaGATTAGCGTTTGCGGCAACCCCACGACCCTTTCTGACCGGAGGTGGAACTATATATATTCGagggaaaaataattttattagtaaatcatacattcactatttatattcagaacaattgtagatttgaaaaaatatgaaaacctgCTTCGCAAGACGACGGTACCCTAGAAGGATCAGGGGGATCCCTGCCATCACCATCCCCACCGTGGTATGTCGCTAACGTAGCTGACATTTTACTTTACTTTGAAGACGGAAAAAAACGTAAGAATTCACAAATGTGAAacacataattgaaatataagtatttaaaatgttaatacgaaagaaattaaatattcctttaattgtaaaaaattttagtaacaaatgtttacaaaataaaagttacaCTGAAGAATCACTATCATTTCCATCATTCACTAAGTTTACATTTTCATCCTCTACATGTTCAACTAGTAAATCATCTACTTCTTCAGCAACATAATTCTCATCCAGTTCATTATTCTCTATCTCAGAATCCACTAACTGATCGGACGATTCAACAATTACTGGAGGTTCATTCGATTGCATAATCAACTCTCCAAGATCAACTGTCAACACAAAATTGGCAGAGTTAGAATCACTAACAACATCTACATCAGTCTCATCTTCGTTGTCAGTAATGTCCCAAATTTGTCGATGGCTAATATCTTCAACAACCTTCCAATCGCGACCTCTGAGTGGATCTTCAAGATAGAAAACTTGCTTTGCCTGGTTGGCAAGGATGTACGGTTCATCTTGATACCAATGTCCACGAGTATTTATActagttatattattttcagTGATTGTCTTCTTTCTTAATGGATTAGTGTTATACCATTTACATTCAAACAATGACACTGTAAATGCACCAGTATAAGATATAGTGATTACATCTTCAAGTGTGCCGTAATAATTAAACCCTTCTGTTCCAGCAACAGTAACACCACTATTTTGTGTCTTCCGCTTTTGGTCTCGCTTTGATGCAATAAACCGAACACCATTCACTACACAACCTTCGTAAAATGTTGCTAAGTAATCAGACCCGGAAGCGAGAGCGAGTAACTCATCACCATTTTGTAAAGTTCCAAGCTTGTGCAGCTCATAtatctaaatacataaaatgtattaatatgagaggaatataaatgattgaattaaaaCTTAACACCATTTTGTAATGTCGTTATACCTTCTTGTGAAACCACGGACGGAAAGTTTGCCTATGCAAGGCATCGTGATTACCATTAGGATTTTCATGCTTGATCTTGTCCAAATGTTCACTGTGAAGTATGATAATGTCAAGATACGATAGAAGgagatagaaaataaaaactaaaaatttaataaaataatttataaaaatgtaacaAACTTACTCTAAGTAAGCTTGGATTTCAGGAGAATTTTGAAGAATGTACCACTCAGCTTTTTCACGACTGGTATGATCAAGAGCCTTGATAAGTCCGCTAGTTaaaggacgagattgagaattAAAAACTGAGAGATAGCGACAAACAGAAGGCGCATCTTCATTTCGATCAAGCCGATTAAATCTTGTTTCACACCCTTTAAAGTACATTGAACAAAAGGTTACTGCCTCATCAGCAACATAACCTTCTGCAATTGACCCTTCAGGACGTGCCTTATTTCCCACataattcttcaattttttcatgtacCTTTCAAAAGGATACATCCATCTCATAAAGACCGGGCCACCCAATATCGCTTCTTCAGGCAAATGCAATACCAAGTGTatcattatgtcaaaaaaagctggaggaaaaatcaattccatcttgcacaataacagaattaaattattttgagcaTCCTCCATATCTTTTACATTTAGAGTTCTAGAGCATAACTGtcgaaaaaaattacacaactGAGTAATAGTTGTTGCAGTGTCACGAGGTAGAAATTTACGGACACCAACCGCTAGTACTCGCTGCATAATGACATGACAATCGTGGGATTTTAACCCAATAATGTTAGACTCATCTGGAGAAACTTTGCTCTTTAAATTTGAACAGAAGCCATCGGGAAACTTTATTCCTTTAACAAACTGACAAAAAAGTTGTCTTTTATCACGAGTCAAAACATAAGGAGCATGCGGTTTCATTAGCCTCCCATTCGCATCTTCATAAATCCACAACGATTCCCTAATACCCATCTTCTTTAAATCATGGCGCGCATTggttgtgttctttgatttatcatTATCCAAGATGGTTCCTAGGAGACTATCACACACATTCTTCTCAACATGCATGACATCAATGTTGTGTTTTAAAATATTCGTGCTCCAATACTCCAACTCgtagaaaatactttttttcctcCAATTACAATTTTCTGCAACTCTTCTACGTTTCACGCCCCCAAAATTTTCATGATGTCCGGGAATTTGGGGTTCGAGAGCATTAACTTGTGATAATATTTCTTCACAAGTAAATCGTCTTGGAGGAGGTCTTCTTTCAGCTTTACCATCAAATCGAGTATCCCTTCTCATTGCATGGTTACTTGGCAAGAACCTTCGATGACCAACATATGATGTCTTCCCGATCACTCGAATGGACGTCGTGTCTTCATTACAAGTAGGGCAAGCTTTATAACCTTGACCACTCCACCCAGACAAGCTACTACGAGCAGGAAAATCATTCACTGTCCCCAAAAGCGCAGCACACATGGTGAACATCGAGTTGGTCGAACTATCTCTTGTTGCTACCCCATTATTCCACAACTCCTTTAATTCATCCACCAAAGGtcttaaaaatatatccatgtctttacctggagattttgcaccaGGAATTAGGGTAGAgagcaaaaaataattatctttcaTGCATAACCAAGGTGGTAGATTATAGTTAGCCAACACCACTGGCCACATGCTGTATGCAAgactcatgttgccaaatgTATTAAATCCATCCGCAGCTAACCCAAGTCGAACATTTCTTGGGTCCCTTGCAAACTCAGGATGTTTTACATCAAAGTCTTTCCAAGCTAAACCATCGACCGGGTGTCGCAACACCccatcatcttttgattttccaGTATGATGCCATATCATGCTTTTCGCTGTAATCCTCGAACTATATAATCTTTTAAGTCGAGGTGTCAACGGAAAGTATCGCATGACTTTGCAAggaactttttttcttttcccgtTTTCGGAAGTAACCCAACGACTAGTTCCGCAAACTGGACAAGCCTCCTTGGATGCATTCTCCTTATAAAATAAGCAGCAATTATACAAACAGACATCGATATTATCATAACCCAAGCCTAATTTCTTCAATCTCTTTTTTGCCTCGTAGTAAGTTGAtggaatattattttccttCGGAAACGCAAACTTTAAAAGCTTCAATAATTCTTCAAAGATGTTATTAGGAATTTTTCCCCTAACTTTTAAATGCAATAGCTTTGCTAAAAAGTTAAGAGATGAAATCCAATCACAACCGGGATACAATTGAGCTTCAATTTCCTCAAATAAGTCATCAAATTGTGGGTTTGTGGTTGGTTGTTCATCTTCTCCTTGTGGTTCCTCAGTTGTCGAAGGAAAGAAGTCTTCTAAAATAGGAATCATTTCATCCTCTGATTCAACATCAGCAACTGCTACATCAACGACGGCATCCTCAGGCTCCCCGTGATAAATCCACTTATCATATCCTTGCATAAAACCTCGATCAAATACGTGTGCTCTAACcctatctattttttcaaacctactATTTATACATCTCACACAAGGACATCGTATTCGTCCATCACAATCCTTATGTTCTGATGCCATTGCTAAAAAGGCTTGTAGACCATTCCAAAATTCATGGCAACCACGATTTCTGATTTTGGTCCAAGACTTATCGATTGTCGCCATCTACAATTTCGACGACAAATGaagtattaaatatttaaatttttgtaaagtcttatgaaattttatgagtacaaattttatgatattttttttgtaaatataatgataaatatgaattattattgttctttattattaatttttgaatttttgtaaagtcttatgaaattttatgagtacaaaagttatgatatatttttttaaatataattataaatatgaattattattgttctttattattaatttttaaatttttgtaaaatcttatgaaattttatgagtacaaattttatgatatattttttaatataattataaatataattataattataaattttaaatttttgtgttatttttattattcataaaaaaattaatttattttttaaatataattataaatatgaattataattgttctttattattaatttttgaatttttctaaagtcttatgaaattttatgaatacaaattttatgttatatttttaaatataattataattataaattttaaatttttgtgttatttttattattcataaaaaaattaatttattttttaaatttaaataaatataaaataattaaattttaaatgagttattattttttgaaacttaaaattaattatcaaaatttaaactaattatattataaaaaaaattattttacatattacactataaaaattcattaaattactaaatttgaaatttttaattttttaatttttgaattatttttcatttatataaaactaaatttattttttaaattaaaataaatataaaataattaatttttaccaccttaaaaatacataaaattccattaacatattttttcttaaaaacttacataaaaatttgataatttaattacaattattattaaaattaaaaaaattatttttatttaactttttaattttcaatattcaaatttttatgtaatattatacttttttaatttttttcattatttttatttttctttatttaaaaaataataaattacaaaacttAACacctaaaattacatatattaaatttacatatatataaacataaaaaacatatattatatataatatacaaaaaaaaaatacattacattttaaaaatatatctcattaatatatatatacagtgaaaatatatacaaatataaaacaattaatatacaaataaaatatattaatccccaaataaaacataaaaaaaatatatatatacagtggatatatatatatacagaaatatatatagttaatatatacataaataaaataataaatacttaaataaattatataaatacacagaaaatatatatatcaattaatatatatatatataaatatttatatataaataaatatatatatacagttaatatataaataaataaaataataaatacccaaataaatatatatataaataaaatatatatatacaaaaaaaaattaatacccaaacaatatatacatatacacatattattaattatacacccaaatacacaatatacacaatatacatatacagatctatcacaaaaacaaaaaaaaatccgatctaaacataaatatatacccAGATTATAAATCAAAATGTGCATACAAATACAAATCTAAAACCTAAAACTATAAGATTACAATATGCATACAAATACAAATACccagattataagattaaaaaaaaaaacataccaaAAAGCGTCGGGAGTGCGTGGGGATGTACTGTTGGTGCGTCGGGATGGTGGTGCGCCGGGGTGGTGGTGCGCCGAGTGGGGTGCTTCGGGGTGGGGCTGATGGTGGGGAAGGGTCGGATTTGGGGGGAAGAGGGGTAAAGgggtttgaattttgaaatgaaagaAAAGTTGGAGAAGTGGGGCTGATGGGGGTATTTATAATATGTGTAGCGGcggactattagcggcgggggtccgccgctaatagtattaaaaataaaaaaaaataaaaaaaatactattagcggcggacccccgccgctaatagtccgccgctaataatttGAAATACATGAGCGGGAATTATCCCGCCcatttattagcggcggagtattagcggcgggctccgccgctaatactaatagcggcggaccaatagcggcgggcccgccgctattagtattagcggcggagcaatTGCGGCGGACTGCCCGCCGCTAatgcttttcaaaaaaaaaaaaagattggccaactattagcggcggaccccaccctccgccgctaatacccctcTTAGTAGCGGCGGAGAGGGCCCGCCGCTAATAACCCCGCCGCTATTGGGATTATTTGTTGTAGTGTATGTACCTTTTAAGGTCATAAGCACCCTCATCCATGGGCTGAGCACCCCCAAGATTGGGTCCTTCATCCCTCACTCCAGTATTTTGGCCATTTCCATGTTGAATCTTCCTCGAACGTGTTGTTCATGTGCTGGGGCCGCCCTCAAGTTGGGTACTTCTGGAACGAGTGGTCCGAGTGCTTGGGCCACCCTCAGGTTGGGACCTCCTGGAGTGAGTGGTACGAGTGCTTAGGCCACCCTCAGTTTGGCACCTCCTGGAGCGAGTGGTTCGTTTAGACTGTTAGGTTGAAGGCCTCCTAGAGCCCATTGGCTCTTTTCTAGAACAGTGAGGAGTTTCTTCATGTGGTGTGTCAACGTTCTCTGTGTTGTCAGCCATAAAGAAATTTGTTTTCTGTAAAGAGGgttttttctgagctttttcacgaAGGCTCTTAATGAAAGCACTAAAATATTAACGCAAATTTTCATTAACTAGATTTGAGCCTAAATTGTGATAAACTTGCACAGAAAATTTAAACAGTAAAGAAAAAAG from Cannabis sativa cultivar Pink pepper isolate KNU-18-1 chromosome 4, ASM2916894v1, whole genome shotgun sequence carries:
- the LOC133037010 gene encoding uncharacterized protein LOC133037010 produces the protein MSATLATYHGGDGDGRDPPDPSRVPSSCEAVPPPVRKGRGVAANANLEKKRREAGKPLPVEVDLETGKVVGTEASNYVRFLGQQVSMLCPGGHLNFSDVPQQYKDQVLNRIRYYFDIDGNPHRDLLMGTLYSVMAERYSERKTLRHKHFKQHYKKPEDWDTVLKFPPDYLNTETWKPVCELFVSEAFLNRSTKNKSNRQLMKYPTTQGTKSLASIRHGMGGPPGEHVVEAWKEIHVKKPSGNFVNELAAKDYEELIKELDRKRLERQSQSDAGSNPNRCGYRFDVMETVLGQRSDYQRGVGKRLKGKGKKPIPQTQSTVPPQPTTEMMSTMADIFSPMRATWG
- the LOC133037011 gene encoding uncharacterized protein LOC133037011 — its product is MASEHKDCDGRIRCPCVRCINSRFEKIDRVRAHVFDRGFMQGYDKWIYHGEPEDAVVDVAVADVESEDEMIPILEDFFPSTTEEPQGEDEQPTTNPQFDDLFEEIEAQLYPGCDWISSLNFLAKLLHLKVRGKIPNNIFEELLKLLKFAFPKENNIPSTYYEAKKRLKKLGLGYDNIDVCLYNCCLFYKENASKEACPVCGTSRWVTSENGKRKKVPCKVMRYFPLTPRLKRLYSSRITAKSMIWHHTGKSKDDGVLRHPVDGLAWKDFDVKHPEFARDPRNVRLGLAADGFNTFGNMSLAYSMWPVVLANYNLPPWLCMKDNYFLLSTLIPGAKSPGKDMDIFLRPLVDELKELWNNGVATRDSSTNSMFTMCAALLGTVNDFPARSSLSGWSGQGYKACPTCNEDTTSIRVIGKTSYVGHRRFLPSNHAMRRDTRFDGKAERRPPPRRFTCEEILSQVNALEPQIPGHHENFGGVKRRRVAENCNWRKKSIFYELEYWSTNILKHNIDVMHVEKNVCDSLLGTILDNDKSKNTTNARHDLKKMGIRESLWIYEDANGRLMKPHAPYVLTRDKRQLFCQFVKGIKFPDGFCSNLKSKVSPDESNIIGLKSHDCHVIMQRVLAVGVRKFLPRDTATTITQLSFFDIMIHLVLHLPEEAILGGPVFMRWMYPFERYMKKLKNYVGNKARPEGSIAEGYVADEAVTFCSMYFKGCETRFNRLDRNEDAPSVCRYLSVFNSQSRPLTSGLIKALDHTSREKAEWYILQNSPEIQAYLDEHLDKIKHENPNGNHDALHRQTFRPWFHKKIYELHKLGTLQNGDELLALASGSDYLATFYEGCVVNGVRFIASKRDQKRKTQNSGVTVAGTEGFNYYGTLEDVITISYTGAFTVSLFECKWYNTNPLRKKTITENNITSINTRGHWYQDEPYILANQAKQVFYLEDPLRGRDWKVVEDISHRQIWDITDNEDETDVDVVSDSNSANFVLTVDLGELIMQSNEPPVIVESSDQLVDSEIENNELDENYVAEEVDDLLVEHVEDENVNLVNDGNDSDSSV